The following proteins are co-located in the Cryptosporidium parvum Iowa II chromosome 6, whole genome shotgun sequence genome:
- a CDS encoding transcription elongation factor, SPT6-like produces MEQESRSSHEGGSNTNEATDKVFQSLEESGSQDLDVFDANKANEKTFTEDKDELVGNTDKNELEDTQDDSTKILSSANKLTENSRAQRPKKKKRRQQGSIIGGGSLQALLHATTSDNHSSQSDSSEISDDSRSEKRSRKRKSSVSKSQKKNREKYKMYIHDEAEEDDEDGEEKAREGSQERPNRRKRDSRSSSEDEDEDDEEGYDELKDFIADEVEEDGIDDSLVYRGPHILSHSASQGEGDLLASNGMPEAGNESSEDDDDDEILRGGLEEDDLALIEENTGIRLNKDSQKHRLKKVSEALDSPNKTLVGKDIGDLEDLLFNTGADQEEDSSYKPRDYDPVPGFDSENSEDADDWMVDDMDEKGLRGDEFNIIQSVFGDYDTVMDILMNKVSKSKDVLEGGPMLDSENYNNTKFPKVSEELDSEKTIVGGDHEIDMVDDIDEELFGEGIEREEGEVENIQDKMKKTTLQTLHSISEPAQLQGQFLTDFDGEVKYADIPERLYLLYGSRWKSLKERKISKQELQQEALWISRKFLQTYPELFKEELLRRSHNLEFKTSFPYVSNGGVMQVVSNAVFLVLDWILNERLDVPYISLHKMHLIQPPLNDFLLGKIVFLDSIYYKLKLSIESFQQKLLSIREKKSISDIFRISELYELPEDHIIQAFLTVSGLQETLQSSYYFDSSRDIDNIRSYFLYHIDTPRFKQIEETSIGESSNIIQSTQIGKDNMGYSNRKQRRNYMIELFEYIETNELFKVWSPHIVSPYVLSLYLKSFTSPQFHCSTPSGTIPGLPNTFSLLPPGGPVLENSKTALHKWLEKLVRQDNPMFSSSEKILDSLIVYESRRLASFPAIRAKIFEYFLSNACITTVTTTKGEKTLSPNGVFWLARRLFRKPVNTLLPGTYLPLNDDSGLDAQNSNSNTLFDGCLCSEVLELERRGLIELIVHPLCIDDPAPWRGSDGEARIKERFLHEIGLLDSGIESNSIQKGSLPAPIMNRFDQEFRMYVNSDNIDNRIVRNILDELKYGYVSISGSIWSKLIQIPILHRLIEKELFPSFRIEVINYLKMRSQEYIAELCSLNLQKRLRVLPPKHPGKDETMDTQNGRSGENHKGEKTKKDDDYDSDEDDFDNDYSGNTIESDDENFISRRSRNSRWRGASEDNFNTIKEEYNTNWGLNVISCVVEKAQNGFKVCVVSLDIFGELRDFLVMDHLLGNMSHRNSRHNDSRYNDKGDNSGSLESQRFEEDMENLIRFTKMYYPHYICVGISDRKSLELAGLWNNILKKVKRKDHKFTPGFLFVSMDVSRALVRRSGSDQKTSGSQKPKGLQSEYPMYVSLAVSVGRLVQNPLAEQLQLWEDSGNEIESELSANIFGLDNELGAISSSSSTGAKDWFNPITCLKLHRLQDSVDPKMLQFHLLLAIRSVVANLGVQINRMKGHSHLQSPLKFVSGLGPRKAKSLAFYLDSHPGPISTRSQLRQDDNHNETTNHRKSSSIDNNHYEYDFRQGEQHQDGCLTKNVYLNAQVFLRVDEESCNEREYNRNLNIFDISRLSDVEDKELVLTILGNIRDQVSEESVSGIRQKSKEKDETVLWTWISKRSSKLETLDLEAYAKLMYENQDRPRLLPYLNRMLRELKKPYDCSFVSREFRGIEKSRQLRESFEISKEDLFIGCEITCRITGVLNNVRGPSRCPITLWFDQYNMKVVLEDFDTLWEELLDEFPKLQSVSFDNLFKLNTPLQAIVTNIDFSQHCVFVNLSQSKICNILNYLIDGVWRQQQYRLDMIEKHRYDSNSGGSSQSQGGQTNNTDSSSISMHNIAIQEYQRNDFNLLQDDLSALIWTDIRHFAFILFKKNLNVLSTSSGLNLNSGLGKNGIGSGDRLWDRESRGDNKYRGTILRTIHHPNFRSWTHEQIIEHMKSETVPLGEVIIKSSTKYIDKLNMYVKVCENPFMFKVINIDEFDQRLPGELGRRLRIDDSDFNDIDQILIQYVHPLKVHLSNVFSHPKYRSNMEYQNLVTELLVESSTSGNSIVWGITADKQIPCRFHLISVPPNSRVGSSGARIHFEDGIYVNHKGFQLWRKSENTLRKLLNWWKTEGFFKRSKHLEDYKRYKEYMVRQKQGKANSEDDFGSRKFGTSHHNSYHYNSGGGGGGGGSGGYQSQHSSNYSHSRHNHAADNFGSQTGGSHSKSGGGASQYGSHSHSGGFRKSFHGYPPPQMEGGSAHHYPPAPEPYESSFQGNYRYSRR; encoded by the coding sequence ATGGAACAAGAATCAAGGAGCTCTCATGAAGGAGGGTCAAACACTAATGAAGCTACTGACAAGGTTTTTCAAAGCTTAGAAGAGTCTGGTTCTCAGGATTTAGATGTCTTTGATGCTAATAAGGCCAATGAAAAGACTTTTACTGAGGATAAGGATGAATTAGTCGGTAATACTGATAAGAATGAATTAGAAGATACTCAAGATGATTCCACTAAGATTTTGAGTTCCGCTAATAAACTCACAGAAAATTCTCGGGCTCAAAGAccaaaaaagaagaagcGTCGTCAACAGGGATCTATAATAGGAGGAGGATCTTTACAAGCTCTGTTACATGCTACCACATCTGACAATCATTCTTCTCAAAGCGATTCTTCTGAAATTTCTGATGACTCTAGGTCAGAAAAGCGAAGCCGTAAGAGGAAGTCTTCTGTCTCTAAAAGCCAAAAGAAGAATCGCgaaaaatacaaaatgtATATTCATGACGAGGCcgaagaagatgatgagGATGGGGAAGAAAAAGCTAGAGAGGGAAGCCAAGAACGTCCTAATCGTAGAAAAAGAGACTCTCGCTCATCAtcagaagatgaagatgagGATGACGAAGAGGGTTACGATGAATTGAAGGATTTTATTGCTGATGAGGTCGAAGAGGATGGTATTGATGATAGTTTGGTGTACAGAGGTCCACATATTCTGTCTCATTCAGCCAGCCAAGGTGAAGGAGATCTACTTGCTTCAAATGGCATGCCTGAAGCAGGTAATGAGAGTTCAGAGGATGACGATGACGACGAGATTCTTAGAGGAGGCTTAGAAGAGGATGACTTAGCTTTAATTGAGGAAAATACTGGAATACGTCTCAACAAAGATTCTCAGAAACACCGTTTAAAGAAAGTCTCTGAAGCTCTTGATTCTCCCAATAAGACACTTGTCGGTAAGGATATTGGAGATTTGGAAGatcttctttttaatactGGTGCTGATCAAGAGGAGGACTCATCTTATAAACCTAGAGATTATGATCCTGTTCCTGGATTTGATTCAGAGAATTCTGAAGATGCTGATGATTGGATGGTCGATGATATGGATGAAAAGGGTCTTAGAGGAGACGAGTTCAACATTATTCAATCAGTATTTGGTGACTATGATACGGTTATGGATATACTTATGAACAAGGTTTCAAAAAGTAAAGATGTATTAGAAGGTGGTCCTATGCTTGATTCTGAAAATTATAACAACACAAAGTTTCCCAAAGTATCAGAAGAGCTTGACAGTGAAAAGACTATTGTAGGTGGAGATCACGAAATTGATATGGTAGATGATATTGATGAGGAGCTCTTTGGTGAGGGAATTGAAAGAGAAGAAGGTGAAGTGGAGAATATACAGGataaaatgaagaaaactACCCTTCAAACTTTGCATAGTATTTCTGAACCAGCTCAATTGCAAGGACAGTTTCTTACTGACTTTGATGGCGAAGTTAAATATGCTGATATACCTGAGAGACTATATCTATTATATGGAAGCCGTTGGAAGTCACTTAAAGAAAGGAAGATTAGTAAGCAGGAGCTACAACAAGAGGCTTTATGGATTTCAAGGAAATTCCTTCAAACTTACCCAGAACTTTTTAAGGAGGAGCTTTTAAGAAGATCCCACAATCTGGAATTTAAAACATCTTTCCCATATGTCTCAAACGGAGGTGTAATGCAGGTGGTTTCTAACGCTGTCTTTTTAGTTTTGGACTGGATTCTAAATGAAAGATTGGATGTCCCATATATTTCCCTACATAAAATGCATCTGATACAGCCTCCTCTTAATGACTTTCTTTTGGGAAAGATTGTTTTCTTAGATtctatatattataaactCAAATTATCAATTGAAAGCTTCCAACAGAAACTTTTATCTATTCGAGAAAAGAAATCTATTTCTGATATATTTAGAATCTCTGAATTGTATGAACTTCCTGAAGATCATATAATCCAGGCATTCCTTACTGTCTCAGGCTTACAGGAAACACTCCAATCTAGCTATTACTTTGATTCATCCAGagatattgataatattagaTCTTATTTCCTTTATCATATCGACACTCCAAGATTTAAGCAAATTGAAGAAACTTCTATTGGAGAatcatcaaatattatacaATCTACACAAATTGGAAAAGATAATATGGGATATTCTAACAGAAAACAAAGGAGGAACTATATGATTGAGCTATTTGAGTACATTGAAACAAATGAGCTCTTTAAAGTTTGGAGTCCACATATTGTTTCTCCTTATGTTTTATCTCTATATTTAAAGAGCTTTACATCTCCACAATTTCATTGTTCTACACCATCTGGAACTATTCCTGGCCTTCCAAATACATTTAGTCTACTTCCTCCAGGAGGTCCTGTTTTAGAGAATTCTAAGACAGCTCTTCATAAATGGTTAGAAAAATTGGTTAGACAGGATAATCCGATGTTTTCAAGTAGCGAGAAAATCTTGGATTCGTTAATTGTATATGAATCTAGACGCCTTGCAAGCTTTCCAGCAATTAGAGCCAAGATATTTGAGTACTTCCTTTCTAATGCTTGTATTACTACAGTTACAACTACAAAGGGTGAAAAGACATTAAGTCCTAATGGAGTTTTTTGGCTTGCAAGAAGGCTATTTAGAAAACCTGTTAATACTTTATTACCTGGAACATATCTTCCTTTGAATGATGATTCAGGTTTGGATGCTCAAAACTCTAATTCTAACACATTGTTTGACGGATGTTTATGCTCTGAAGTTCTCGAACTTGAGAGACGTGGATTGATTGAGCTTATTGTCCATCCTCTTTGTATAGATGATCCTGCTCCATGGAGAGGATCAGATGGAGAAGCTAGAATCAAAGAGCGTTTCTTACATGAAATTGGACTCCTAGATTCTGGAATAGAATCAAATTCGATTCAAAAAGGATCTTTACCAGCTCCAATCATGAATAGATTTGACCAGGAGTTCAGAATGTATGTTAATAgtgataatattgataacAGAATTGtaagaaatatattggatgaattaaaatatggATATGTTAGTATTTCAGGCTCAATTTGGAGTAAGCTTATCCAAATTCCAATTCTACATagattaattgaaaaagaacTTTTTCCAAGCTTTAGAATTGAGGTAATTAATTACCTCAAAATGAGATCTCAGGAATATATTGCTGAGCTTTGTTCACTTaatcttcaaaaaagaCTCCGGGTTCTTCCCCCAAAGCATCCTGGAAAAGATGAAACAATGGATACCCAAAATGGTAGATCTGGAGAAAATCATAAAGGAGAAAAAACTAAGAAAGACGATGATTATGACtcagatgaagatgattttGATAATGATTATTCTGGAAATACTATTGAAAGTGATGATGAAAACTTTATTTCTAGAAGATCTAGAAATTCCAGATGGAGAGGAGCCTCTGAAGAcaattttaatacaatcaaagaagaatataataCAAATTGGGGTCTTAATGTAATATCTTGTGTGGTTGAGAAAGCTCAGAATGGATTTAAAGTCTGTGTAGTTTCTTTAGATATTTTTGGAGAGCTTAGAGACTTTTTAGTAATGGATCATTTATTAGGTAATATGTCTCATCGAAATTCTAGACATAATGATAGTAGATATAATGATAAAGGAGATAATTCAGGATCTTTAGAATCTCAACGCTTTGAAGAGGATATGGAGAATCTAATTCGATTCACAAAAATGTACTATCCTCACTATATTTGTGTTGGGATTTCAGATAGAAAGAGCTTAGAGTTAGCAGGTCTTTGGAATAATATTCTCAAGAAAGTTAAAAGAAAGGATCACAAGTTTACTCCAGGATTTCTATTTGTTTCTATGGATGTCTCAAGAGCTCTAGTACGTAGATCAGGTTCTGATCAAAAGACTTCTGGGTCACAAAAACCAAAAGGTCTTCAATCAGAGTATCCAATGTATGTCAGTCTAGCAGTTTCTGTTGGAAGACTTGTTCAAAATCCCTTAGCTGAACAATTACAGCTTTGGGAGGACTCAGgaaatgaaattgaaagtGAGCTAAGTGCCAATATTTTTGGTTTAGATAATGAACTCGGAGCTATTAGCTCATCCTCTTCAACTGGAGCAAAAGATTGGTTTAATCCTATTACATGCCTAAAATTACACAGACTTCAAGACAGTGTAGATCCGAAAATGCTCCAATTCCACTTACTTTTGGCTATCCGCTCTGTAGTTGCTAATCTTGGAGTGCAGATCAACAGAATGAAAGGTCACTCTCATTTACAGTCCCCACTTAAGTTTGTGAGTGGTTTAGGACCAAGAAAAGCCAAATCTTTGGCATTTTATTTAGACTCTCATCCAGGACCAATTTCTACCAGAAGCCAATTAAGACAAGATGACAACCATAATGAAACAACAAACCATAGAAAATCATCAtctattgataataatcattATGAATACGACTTTAGACAAGGTGAACAACATCAAGATGGTTGTCTCACAAAGAATGTCTATTTGAATGCTCAAGTCTTTCTTAGAGTTGATGAAGAAAGCTGTAATGAAAGAGAATACAATAGGAATTTGAACATATTTGATATTAGTCGACTTAGCGATGTGGAGGATAAGGAGCTAGTTTTGACAATTCTAGGTAATATTCGTGATCAAGTTTCTGAGGAAAGTGTATCTGGAATTAGACAAAAGTCTAAAGAAAAGGATGAGACAGTACTTTGGACTTGGATTTCAAAAAGAAGCTCAAAGCTTGAGACACTTGATCTTGAAGCTTATGCAAAGCTTATGTATGAAAACCAAGATAGACCAAGACTTCTTCCATATCTTAATAGAATGCTTAGAGAACTTAAGAAGCCTTATGACTGTTCATTTGTTTCAAGAGAATTTAGAGGTATTGAAAAGTCTAGACAACTCAGAGAATCTTTTGAGATTTCTAAAgaagatttatttattggtTGTGAGATTACATGCAGAATTACAGGAGTTTTAAACAACGTTAGAGGACCTTCTAGATGTCCAATTACACTTTGGTTTGATCAATATAATATGAAAGTAGTGcttgaagattttgataCATTATGGGAAGAACTCCTTGACGAGTTTCCTAAGCTTCAATCCGTCtcatttgataatttatttaaattgaaTACTCCTTTACAAGCTATTGTTACAAATATAGATTTTTCTCAACATTGTGtatttgttaatttatCTCAGAGTAAGAtttgtaatatattaaattacttAATTGATGGAGTTTGGAGACAACAACAGTATCGTCTTGATATGATAGAGAAACATAGATATGATAGTAATTCTGGAGGATCTTCACAATCTCAAGGTGGACAAACAAACAATACAGATTCATCATCGATTTCTATGCATAATATAGCAATTCAAGAATACCAAAGAAATGACTTTAACTTATTACAAGATGATCTATCTGCTTTAATTTGGACAGATATTCGTCACTTTGCCTTTATATTGTTCAAAAAGAACTTGAATGTATTATCTACAAGCTCAGGACTGAATCTCAACTCTGGATTAGGCAAGAATGGTATTGGATCAGGAGACAGACTTTGGGACAGAGAGAGTAGGGGTGATAACAAGTATCGTGGAACAATATTACGTACAATTCATCATCCAAACTTTAGGAGTTGGACTCATGAGCAGATAATTGAGCATATGAAGAGTGAGACAGTACCTTTGGGAGaagtaataattaaatcatcAACTAAATATATAGATAAGTTGAATATGTATGTAAAAGTTTGTGAAAATCCCTTTATGTTTAAGGTGATTAACATAGATGAGTTTGACCAAAGGCTTCCTGGAGAGCTAGGAAGAAGATTAAGAATAGATGATTCAGattttaatgatattgatcaaatattgattcaatATGTACATCCTTTGAAGGTACACCTTTCAAATGTATTTAGTCATCCAAAGTATAGATCTAATATGGAATATCAGAATCTGGTTACTGAGCTTTTAGTGGAATCCTCTACAAGTGGTAACTCGATAGTTTGGGGTATAACAGCTGATAAACAGATTCCTTGTAGATTTCATCTAATTTCAGTTCCACCAAATTCAAGAGTAGGTT
- a CDS encoding ABC transporter ATpase with 2 AAA domains, producing the protein MWEDKGMLIIDKNESGTFPNQEDVAKHIEQACSSKLEDKVVLEYLVKVVYAEILENKGRMSKDRLFEIMDTFLRQYGDFENINSVVNNIYEELGIEPEESNELAGVLKVIEPTKILKSEVETDKLKYDPLLDLDVGGSGNFNKNIPIGESIKLQKAAAKEKERQLRLLKQWEKQKLEVPVPVCQHPIDRSRRKLTDIQIPNITIFISGRALLSDASLNLTLKHKYGLIGRNGIGKSTLLTYIVRREIPGIPADVSIACVEQELHYRPEETVLEAVLSIDTERFELLEEEKRLLAGNDEESGNSELLKEENTARLSQIYERLTEIDAYTAENRASVILVGLGFTQEMLKEKVIRLSGGWRMRVALARAIYANPDILLLDEPTNHLDILAVTWLENFLKEWDKICVIVSHSRDLLNQVCSDIIHFNDNKLTYYKGNYDTFEEVRSIDLILKQKHLEQQAAEKERIQRFIDRFRCNASRASLVQSRIKYLERLPILEEVRKDPTVVFDFNAMDISGSTITGKSDDTYVSLIECCGVSFYYSQESSNTTKQIVHDFSMNIQSNSKIAICGGNGSGKTTVLKLIMGQLNPTKGMIKRDPKIRIGYFAQHHIESLDLTLNSIQQLQARYPVADISDEKARNFFGRFGITGSLALEPLYVLSGGQKSRVAIAIMAYLNPHLLILDEPTNHLDLDSIQALIVALNSFNGGVIIVSHDAHLISCVANSIWHIDHVNKTLKEFKGGDFDLYRKTVVRTSV; encoded by the coding sequence ATGTGGGAGGACAAAGGCATGCTGATCATTGATAAGAATGAGTCAGGGACGTTTCCAAATCAAGAAGATGTTGCAAAGCACATCGAACAGGCTTGCAGTTCAAAGTTGGAAGACAAAGTTGTGTTAGAGTACTTAGTAAAGGTAGTTTATGCtgaaattcttgaaaataaaggaaGAATGTCTAAAGATAGACTGTTTGAAATAATGGATACTTTCTTGAGGCAATATGgtgattttgaaaatattaattcagttgtgaataatatatatgaaGAATTAGGTATTGAACCAGAGGAGTCCAATGAACTTGCTGGAGTATTGAAAGTTATTGAACCAACAAAAATTCTCAAATCCGAGGTTGAAACAGACAAACTTAAGTACGATCCTCTTCTTGATCTAGATGTGGGAGGAAGTGGGAACTTCAACAAAAATATCCCTATTGGGGAAAGTATTAAGCTTCAAAAGGCTGCAGCAAAGGAGAAAGAGAGACAGCTTAGATTATTAAAGCAATGGGAGAAGCAAAAGTTGGAGGTACCTGTTCCTGTGTGTCAACATCCAATTGATAGGTCTAGACGAAAGCTAACAGACATTCAAATTCccaatattactatttttatttctggAAGAGCTCTTCTTAGTGATGCATCATTAAATCTGACTCTTAAGCATAAATATGGACTAATAGGTAGGAATGGAATTGGGAAATCAACTCTTCTGACTTATATTGTAAGAAGAGAGATACCAGGAATTCCTGCTGATGTTTCTATTGCTTGTGTTGAACAAGAGTTACATTACAGACCTGAAGAAACAGTCTTGGAAGCAGTTTTAAGTATAGATACTGAAAGATTTGAGCTTttagaagaagagaaaaGACTTCTGGCTGGAAATGATGAGGAATCTGGGAATTCAGAACTCcttaaagaagaaaacaCTGCACGTTTAAGTCAAATATATGAAAGATTAACAGAAATTGATGCATATACTGCTGAAAATAGAGCTTCTGTCATTCTTGTTGGCTTAGGATTCACTCAGGAAATGCTTAAAGAGAAAGTTATTCGACTTTCGGGAGGATGGAGAATGAGAGTTGCTCTTGCGAGGGCAATATATGCTAATCCTGATATCTTACTCTTGGATGAACCTACCAACCACTTGGATATACTTGCAGTTACTTGGCTTGAAAATTTCCTTAAAGAATGGGATAAAATTTGTGTCATTGTTAGCCACTCAAGAGATCTTCTTAACCAAGTTTGTTCTGATATTATCCATTTTAATGACAATAAACTTACATACTACAAAGGGAATTACGATACATTCGAGGAAGTGAGATCTATTGATCTGATTCTTAAACAAAAACATTTGGAACAACAAGCAGCTGAAAAGGAACGAATTCAGAGATTTATTGATAGATTCAGGTGTAATGCTAGTAGAGCAAGTTTAGTTCAGAGCCGAATTAAATACCTTGAAAGGCTTCCTATTCTGGAGGAAGTCCGTAAAGACCCCACAGTTGTTTTTGACTTTAATGCCATGGATATTTCTGGGTCGACAATTACTGGTAAAAGTGATGATACTTATGTATCTCTCATCGAATGTTGTGGTGTCAGCTTCTACTATTCACAGGAATCTAGCAACACAACCAAACAAATTGTTCATGATTTTAGTATGAATATACAAAGCAATTCAAAGATAGCAATTTGTGGAGGAAATGGAAGCGGTAAAACTACAGttctaaaattaattatggGACAACTCAACCCAACCAAGGGAATGATCAAAAGAGATCCAAAAATTAGAATAGGTTATTTTGCACAACATCATATTGAATCGCTTGACCTTACACTTAACTCTATTCAGCAGTTACAAGCAAGGTATCCTGTAGCTGATATTTCTGATGAAAAAGCCAGGAATTTCTTTGGAAGGTTTGGAATCACAGGCAGTCTCGCCCTAGAACCTCTCTACGTTCTTTCTGGAGGGCAAAAAAGTAGAGTTGCTATTGCTATTATGGCGTATCTAAATCctcatttattaattttagatGAGCCAACAAATCACCTTGACTTAGATTCAATCCAAGCTCTTATTGTCGCTCTGAACTCTTTTAATGGAGGCGTTATTATTGTCAGCCACGATGCCCACTTGATTTCTTGCGTTGCAAACTCAATATGGCATATTGACCACGTAAATAAAACCCTCAAAGAGTTCAAAGGCGGTGACTTTGACCTATATAGAAAAACAGTAGTTAGAACATCAGTTTGA